A single genomic interval of Oryctolagus cuniculus chromosome 19, mOryCun1.1, whole genome shotgun sequence harbors:
- the LOC138847158 gene encoding zymogen granule membrane protein 16-like — MWTFMLLGLLCASASASAIQARASSYSGEYGRGGGEPFSHSGLQLEGPITAIRVRVDSRYIAGLQVRYGQVWSDYVGGNQGDLEEIFLHPGESVIQVSGSYKKYLKTLVFQTDEGRFLSFGKDTGIMFYAIPLDIDAVLRFISGRAGLFITAIGLHWDTIPETAPATAEPASSVAGPRGGV; from the exons ATGTGGACCTTCATGCTCCTGGGCCTTCTCTGTGCCTCGGCCTCTGCCAGTGCCA tCCAGGCCAGGGCCTCCTCCTACAGTGGCGAGTacggaaggggaggaggagagccaTTCTCCCACTCCGGCCTCCAGCTGGAAGGGCCCATCACAGCCATCCGTGTCCGGGTTGACAGCCGCTATATTGCGGG TCTCCAGGTGCGCTATGGCCAGGTGTGGAGCGACTACGTGGGTGGCaaccagggagacctggaggagatctTTCTGCACCCAGGGGAGTCAGTGATCCAGGTGTCTGGGTCATACAAAAAGTATCTGAAGACCCTGGTCTTTCAGACTGACGAGGGTCGCTTCCTTTCCTTTGGGAAAGACACAGGCATAATGTTCTATGCTATACCCTTGGACATCGACGCCGTGCTCCGATTCATCAGTGGCCGAGCTGGCTTATTCATCACCGCCATTGGCCTGCACTGGGACACCATCCCAGAAACTGCCCCAGCAACTGCTGAGCCCGCCTCCTCTGTGGCAGGGCCCCGTGGTGGGGTGTGA
- the LOC138847081 gene encoding zymogen granule membrane protein 16-like — translation MWTFMLLGLLCASASASAIQARSSSYSGEYGSGGGEPFSHSGLQLEGPITAIRVRVNSFNIVGLQVRYGQVWSDYVGGNLGDLEEIFLHPGESVIPVSGSYSNYLKTLNFVTDEGRFLSFGKDTGIMLYAVPLDQNTVL, via the exons ATGTGGACCTTCATGCTCCTGGGCCTTCTCTGTGCCTCGGCCTCTGCCAGTGCCA tCCAGGCCAGGTCCTCCTCCTACAGTGGCGAGTACggaagtggaggaggggagcCATTCTCCCACTCCGGCCTCCAGCTGGAAGGGCCCATCACAGCCATCCGTGTCCGGGTCAACAGCTTCAATATCGTGGG TCTCCAGGTGCGCTATGGCCAGGTGTGGAGCGACTACGTGGGTGgcaacctgggagacctggaggagatctTTCTGCACCCAGGGGAGTCAGTGATCCCGGTGTCTGGGTCATACAGCAACTACTTGAAGACGCTGAACTTTGTGACTGACGAGGGTCGCTTCCTTTCCTTTGGGAAAGACACAGGCATAATGTTGTATGCTGTCCCCTTGGACCAAAACACCGTGCTCTGA